The sequence below is a genomic window from Raphanus sativus cultivar WK10039 unplaced genomic scaffold, ASM80110v3 Scaffold4102, whole genome shotgun sequence.
GTTTCTAGACGATCGACACACAACTCCACTTCCTCTGCAATCAATTCTCTGAAATCAAACAGCTTTGTTTCGACTTTCTACctctttatttctttataaatctctttttgtagatattttctttttctcatttgatattttcttcttctcagatTCTAACTGAAAATCAATTGGTTCCGGCGATCTCAACTCAAAGAAATTAAACGTGAAGACTGATGTCTCATCCACTGATCGTACCGGCCAACCCTTTGCTCTACTAATCAATAAAAGAGGGGAAAAGGTGTCTCTTCCTCCAAAGCTGTCTCCGGCGAGTCTATGTCGAAGAAACTAAAGGGCAAGGCCGTTGTCTCCTCCGATCAAGTGTTGTTCTTCATGTGGAATTCGGACCAGAAGAAGGGGAATTAACGTTTCGTCTCCTCCTCATCGACGAACAGGTTTACTCCAAGGCTTCGAAAAAGTTCAAAGCTTTAGAGAAAGCGAAGCTTGCGGCAGAACTTAAGGTAAACCCTCAACTCCAATTGTGAGTTTCGGGTTCAAAGCCAGTTGCTTTACAGCTTTTTCCCTGAAAAAAGTATGATCATGGTGTGTAGGCAAAACAGGGCAAAGATGTCTCTAAGAAGAGCACGAAGAAGAGTTCACAACGGGATGCATATGAAGAGAATCCTGAGGATTTTATGGACCCTGAGACTCCTGTTGGTGAGAGGAAACAACTCTCTTTACAGATGGCTAAGCAATACAGTCCTGCTGCCGTAGACAGAGCGTAAGTGTTTATAGAACTCTGATCTTGGTGTTGTGGTGTGTTTCATTTGTCCCTCTAGATAAATTCtctgttgttgtttgtttgatttggtCAGGTGGTACGCTTGGTGGGAGAAAGCTGGTTTCTTTACTGTGGATGCTAAGAGTTCCAAGCCAGTGTTTGTTATTGTAAGACCTTTAGTTCGGTTCTGAAGAAAATCTTAAGGGCTTCTTTGATCCTGTAATTTGTTTCTGTAGGTTCTTCCTCCTCCAAATGTGAATGGACTCTTGCATATTGGCCATGCCTTAACAACTGCAATCCAGGTTTCAttaatacagtttttttttgtttttttttttgcccttCTTTTTTCACGTCAGAAATGGatgccaaaaagaaaattttacacTTTTTTTATTGGTCTCCGatttcatatatgtatatatatgctttTTAGACAAAATATGCGACACCAGACGTCACCGTAAAAGAGTGAAGTTACATTGCAAAAGTAAGAAGAATCACTATCATCATACGATGTTTTGTGGGGACAATGATCTAATAAAGAGTATTTTATTAGTGACAATGAATTTGCACTAAAGCTACTGATAATTGGTTCATTTTACTATGCCCGTATGCCGCATTGGCACTGAGCTCACAAGAGAGTACATTAAGAAACTCTTCTCTTAAATTTGTCTCATGTAATTAGCATTCTGCAATCAACTGATAGTTCACTCAGTGTTATCAGAACATTTTAAACTAAGTTTCATTACCATGGTTTTGATATTTCTATTACAGCTATCTATATGGTCACGAGGAGCTTGCTATATGTGAAGATATATATAGATGTGGAATGTCTCAATTCTCAAAGATATACTCTGGTTTCTATTGATGGTGCATACTGGAGATGGTGTCTTTCCTCATATAAAGAAAGATGACTAtctgaatttatgttatttttttgttccatTCAGTTTTAACTACAAGCTATGCTGGTGCAATAGTTTTAATGCCTATTAATTCTTTTGCAAAGACAGGTCATATGGCCGATACCGGATTGATTCTGAGGCAACACCAACAATATTGAGTTGTCTATCGTACAACCTCTGCTACTAGAGATACTGAGCTTTCCTGTAAGTGTAAACTTTGAACACTGTTTCCAGACTAGTGTTTATGTTTTCTGCCCCAGGTTTCTAAAAAAATGGCGAAGGCTGTGAGCGGGTCAGGTGGACAGAGATTGGGAACAAAACATTTCAAGCTCACACGTTTCGAAGAGGTAAGATTTCAATCCTTTATCACAAACCGTTGGCGCATTGGTTCCACTTAGATTCTGTGTGAAGTGATTGCTTTGTCATCAGTGTTTTACAAGTCACCACTAGACTCACTGAGTTACTATTTAAAGCACTTGGTTAGTAAACCCGTGTTGGTtgaatatcaaatttatttgttaattaGGTATTAACTGGTACACGAGTGAGAGACAATGAGTTTGTCACGACTAATGATATTTGTTATGAGACAAACATTTGTTGACGTTAGCTTCTGTTTTATTTTCCAGAAAATAAGCTCTGGATAGAGGCTGAAAGCGAAGAAGAATTCCTGGATCTACAAATCCTACAACTTTGAAGATTGGATGGTAAGAAAGTTTTATCATCTGTATTAACTCTTTAGGTCTCTCTTTATCTTTGAGAAAGTTGATGCGGACGCAGCCAAGTGTTTGGGTGTACGTCAGTGAAGTGTTGTTATAGTTGTTTCTGGACTCATGCCTGATACTAATTGTGGCTGAGTTTTACAGTTCAATTATGCAGTGTTCTTTGATTATATTAGTTTGATGACGTAGGAGAAAATGAACCTAATGCGGATATGTGAATGTGTTACACAGATCTAGAAGTTGTTGATTCAAGACAGTGTTGTCTACATGTTCTTGCTCTGACGAAGAGTGGAAAACAATAAAGGAGAATACCATGTCTGAAAATTGGAGATGGAATAAAAACTCATTTGgttgtttttggttttcttcGTTGTCCCTTTTTACTGAAAAATCTATTGTACAATTTGCGATTTCACATTCGTTTTATGCCAAGTGAGTGTGTATGAAGATTTCCTAATAAGAATATCTCCCATTTATTATCCATGGTATCAGTATTGTAAATTCTTATAGGCCTTTTTTTCAGTGTGgccttttattatatttgagaagcaattaacttaaattttgtaaataattaataataccttaataattttatagatttatctctgtttctgttttcaaaacataaatgaaaatagtagtataagcaaaaaaaaaattatattttaacgTCATcgtcaaaacactaaaccataaatttttagataaattaaaTTGTTAGATAAATCTCAAACTCTAAAtcaaaaacaataaatctttaattatttttaagatttagtgtttagtattttgatttagagtttaagattatgatttacccaagaatttagagtttaaattTTAGGggttagagtttagtgttttgaccatgttaacatatttaaaaaaaaacattcttttctttaatacgcaaaagaaaatattattttgcatatactagggtttaggatttagagtttaggattatccaatgttttagagtttactcaagggtttaagatttatggtttaatGCTTTTTGACGacgttaaaatatttttaaaatattgtttttgcaACTACTACTTTTTtacgttttatatttttaaaaaataatataacttgaaatatttatttctttttttaaatatattaattatgaaataacatatttatattggTCGGTGAACCTACAAAATTATCCTAGGGGTGACCTAAGaatacattttttaattatactttttctttctaaaaaatgTGCTAATCTTTTATAAGGCTTCCATGAAGCattataaacaaatttaaaattattataatataaaatatttttgtgacatgcaataaaattttataactgtCATTCAgagtcttttaatatataaaaactattaatatatattagtatgcatatttttattttacctttatgattatacacatattttatgaatagtttaatataaaaacGATTGTTAGATCATCGGCATTGTAAGATAAAATTGTATGgaatatttaaataacaaaaaactaaatgtaTCTCCTCTTATACTAAATCTTCCACACTAGATAGTTTATTAACAcatgaagattttaaaatatttgatttcaaCGCAACAAGATtattagtaaattttaaatagaaactatccgcgcgtagcgcggaaatCGATCTAGTATGTATAAACGGCATTGACTAATCTCCTTGAGTTTGATTAGGCacaagaaataataataatagtagaaTAATAGATATACAAACTCCAAATGGAATATTCGAAAGAACAGAGTAACACAAGAAAGGTTAGACACATGCTTCCATTGGatattttctttcttgattCCAAATATATCTGAACATCTGAGAAGAAGGCAAAACAAAAGTCTCTTTTCCCCTCTCTCCAGAAAGTATGGAGTTTCAGGGAGCAAGAGAGAACAACATAGAGAAGGAAGAAGTAGCAGTGATGGAGGAGAGGATATATGTTGCTGTAGGGAACGAAACTGCCAAGAACAAGTCAAATCTCACATGGGCAATAGATAACTCTGATGGGAACAAGATATGTATCGTTCTTGTTCACCAACCTGCTCAAATGATTCCTGTTTGTAAGTTCTTTCTCTCCCCCTTCACTCCAACAACTCCTAAAGTCCATAGATTCAATGGTTGTGTCATGAAACAGAGcttaaagagtttttttttacctttccTCTCTCCAGTGGGTACCAAGTTCCATGCTGCAACGGTAGATGAAGAGTTAGTGAGAACATacagagaaaaacaaaaggCGAAAACAGAGAAAATTCTTGATGAGTACCTTAGAATTTGCCTGCAGAAAGGGGTatgcctatatatatatatatacaaatatgaagTTTCTGCCATTTCTTAAGGGGATTGATTTTGCAGGTCCATGCAGAAAAGCTCTGATTTCTGGACTCGGTAGAGAAGGGAATTGTGCAGATGATTTCTGAGAAGAGAGTCAGGAAGTTTGTAATGGGAGCAGCTGCAGACAAACACTATTCAACGTATTCTTGTCTTAGACTCTCACTTGCTTTGTTATGAATGAACGAGAACttgaaaaaatcaaagaaacttAAAAGAGCAAAACGAATTAAGACATACTTGTTTATGGTTTGtatattgatatataaataaataaatttgcaATCCTTTAGATATGTATTTATAGTAACCTCAAAAATccgatttctttttcttttaggaaattttttttatcctaGAAAAAGTAACTTAAGACACTTCGAGTTTGACATTGGTGGTGGTGATCAATTTGTAGGAAAATGGTAGATTTGAGATCGAGGAAAGCTAACTTTGTCTGCCAACATGCATCTGTGACTTGTCATATTCGGTTTGTCTGCAAAGGACATCTCATTCATACAAGGTTTAAGCCAGAGAGTCCTCTTTTTTTCCATATAGATACAGCAGTTGATGCTTTATTACTTAAACATGTGCGTAACCAATGCAGGGAACCTAGAATGGATGTCCGAGCTCTCTTATCTGGCTTTCAGGGGCTTCTGTCCACACAAAGTAGCAGCAATTCAGATATGCAAAGTGGAAGATCAAAGGAGGAAAgcgaggtggaggaggaggaggaagaagaggagagaatATCACGAACCAGTTCTTGTCGGTCTGCTAGTACATCGTCATACTATGGAGGGTCTGAAGCTTCATCAAGTATAGATGAAGTTTCATCAAGTATAACGGAAGAGACATCAGACCACTCACCTCCTCCCTCTTTACCTGTAAATAGAAAATCCTTTTAcagttttgtttgttatttttttctttctttgctttgcATTTCGCCTGACTCTGAGTTACTTAAGCTGCTATGATCCACCAGTGCAGCGGGATGGGACGAGGCATGATAACCTTCCTGATCAACTCCATCAAACTCTTGCATAG
It includes:
- the LOC130494463 gene encoding peptide chain release factor PrfB3, chloroplastic-like isoform X3 (The sequence of the model RefSeq protein was modified relative to this genomic sequence to represent the inferred CDS: added 366 bases not found in genome assembly), which gives rise to MAAKIIFGGCSWRRFSRNLDKRASSSRVLLFSVRSSHSMDDMDTVYKQLGLFSLKKKIKDVVLKAEMLAPAALELEEEQWIKQEETLRYCDLWDDPTKSDEIFLKLAARAKAVDTLKDLKYKVYSKASKKFKALEKAKLAAELKAKQGKDVSKKSTKKSSQRDAYEENPEDFMDPETPVGERKQLSLQMAKQYSPAAVDRAWYAWWEKAGFFTVDAKSSKPVFVIVLPPPNVNGLLHIGHALTTAIQLSIWSRGACYM
- the LOC130494463 gene encoding uncharacterized protein LOC130494463 isoform X1 (The sequence of the model RefSeq protein was modified relative to this genomic sequence to represent the inferred CDS: added 366 bases not found in genome assembly), with product MAAKIIFGGCSWRRFSRNLDKRASSSRVLLFSVRSSHSMDDMDTVYKQLGLFSLKKKIKDVVLKAEMLAPAALELEEEQWIKQEETLRYCDLWDDPTKSDEIFLKLAARAKAVDTLKDLKYKVYSKASKKFKALEKAKLAAELKAKQGKDVSKKSTKKSSQRDAYEENPEDFMDPETPVGERKQLSLQMAKQYSPAAVDRAWYAWWEKAGFFTVDAKSSKPVFVIVLPPPNVNGLLHIGHALTTAIQVSLIQFFFVFFFALLFSRQKWMPKRKFYTFFIGLRFHICIYMLFRQNMRHQTSP
- the LOC130494463 gene encoding peptide chain release factor PrfB3, chloroplastic-like isoform X2 (The sequence of the model RefSeq protein was modified relative to this genomic sequence to represent the inferred CDS: added 366 bases not found in genome assembly), whose protein sequence is MAAKIIFGGCSWRRFSRNLDKRASSSRVLLFSVRSSHSMDDMDTVYKQLGLFSLKKKIKDVVLKAEMLAPAALELEEEQWIKQEETLRYCDLWDDPTKSDEIFLKLAARAKAVDTLKDLKYKVYSKASKKFKALEKAKLAAELKAKQGKDVSKKSTKKSSQRDAYEENPEDFMDPETPVGERKQLSLQMAKQYSPAAVDRAWYAWWEKAGFFTVDAKSSKPVFVIVLPPPNVNGLLHIGHALTTAIQTKYATPDVTVKE